AAAGCAGATGCGATGGGGGCTTCTGTATCGATCTGGTCATAGGGAACCATTCCTGTGATGACCGCCGAAACCGCCACGTACAGTACCGTGCAGATGAGGAGCGACGCCACGATGCCGATGGGCACGTCGCGCTGGGGGTTGCGGGCCTCCTCCGCGTGGGTGGAGACCGAATCGAAGCCGATATATGCGAAGAAGATCATGCCCGCACCGGCCAGCATCCCTACCGGCATACCCCCGGCGGTTGTCTGACCCCAGATGGTCTTCCCGAAGATCGTCACCCCCGCCCAGCCGAAGGGCGCGAAGGGCACCCAGTTGTCCGGATCGACGTACATTGCCCCCAGGATGATAACCAGGAGCACCACCGCGACCTTGAGAATGACCATCGCCGTGTTGAACCGCGCGCTCTCGCGGATGCCCAGGACCAGAATGATGCTGAGAGCAGCCACCACGGCGAGTGCCAGGATGTCGCAGTAGCTTCCGGTGGCCACGAACCTGCCGGCGGTTGCGTCGAAATCGAAGGGTGCGCTGGCTAACGAGGGGGGTATCTCGAGGCCGAAGATGCCGATGAAGCTCTGGGCGTACTTCGACCAACCGTGCGCGACGGACGCCGATGCCACGGTGTATTCCAGCACCAGGTCCCAGCCGATGATCCAGGCGAGAAGCTCACCCATGGTGGCGTAGGCGTAAGTATATGCAGAACCAGCAACCGGGGTGAGTGCCGCGAACTCGGCGTAACTCAGGGCGGCAAGGGCGCAGGCGAATCCGGCCACGATGAAGGAGACGATCAGGGCCGGCCCGGTGCGTTCGTGGGCAACCAAACCTGTGATGACGAAAATGCCTGCTCCGATGATGCAGCCGATCCCCAGGCTTGTGAGCCCCAATGGCCCCAGTACCCGGCGCAGGCGGTTCTCGCCCTGCATTTCCTCATAGACCTGCTCCAGGGACTTACAAGCGAAGAGTCGATTCATCGCCGCGGGTTCCTCCAGATAGGCATGGTGATTCGGCGCGTTTCGCTAGGGTTCAGACAGGGTCTTCAGGGCAAGAGCCGGGTCATTGGTGGTGATGGACGCCACCCCGGCCCGGGCGAGTGCTTGCATGTCGGCAGGATTGTCCACCGTCCACGCCCAGACCGCCATTCCCGCGAGCTGGGCCCGTTTCAGCAGGGCGGGAAGGATACCCTTATACGCAACATCCACAAACTGCACGTTCGCCGAGAGCGCGGTCTCCAGCAGTTGCTCGGCAAGTTCCGAGTCGTCCTCGGGAATGCCGCCTGTGAGCCAGCCTACCGGCAGAGCGGGTTCAATCTGGCGCATCTGGGCGCAAGTCTCGAGATTGAAGGAGATGATTGTGCAGGCGCCCAGGGCATTGCAGGAGCGGATAGTCTTTGCCACCTGTTCGGCGATCCCCGGTTGCTTCACCTCGACGATGAGGTGCATCTTCCCGCGCAGGAGTTCGAGGGTCTCAGCGAGAGTGGGGATGCGCTCCCCTGCATACTGCGGGCCCTTCCAGGAGCCGGCGTCCAGCGCCCGGAGTTCGGCGAGGGTCATCTCCGGGATCCTGCCCGTCCCGTCTGTGCATCGGTTTACGGTGGCATCGTGGCTGAGGACCACGTGGCCGTCGGCGGACAGGTACACATCGCATTCGGCCGCGGGCGAGCCTGCGTCCATTGCGGCGCGGAATGCGGCGAGGGTGTTCTCGGGCGCGATTGCCGAGAACCCCCTGTGGGCGACGATGAGCGGCAGTTCCGGTCGGACGAGGGGATGGGCGTCGGTCATGGTACGAGGTGCACTCACTTTCGGTTCGTCGGCCCAGACACAGGGCCCGACAGAGACACGTGCCGGGCCCATGCAGCCGTAGAGAAGCAGAGCAAGAACGGCAACGCCACTGCCGTGGCGTCGATGGAAGACCGCACTCACTGGTCTTGCACCGCCGCGAGCCGCGCTTCGAGCCGCGAGATGGCGTCGTCGGCGCGCGCCATGGCCTCTCGCGCAGGCTCGAAGTTTCGCACGAGGATCATGTCGGCGAGGTTGTTCAGAATGCGCGCCTGGTACCCAGCATCCCGCAGCAGGTATGCCCGGGCGGGCATGCTCTCTGCGGACGCGGACAGGTTCCGGGACAGCTCTCGGTTCCGGCGGACCAGGCCATCAAGTTGCTCTCGCATGGTCGAGACCGTGCGTCGCTCTTCGGGCGTCGAAGACCGCCGCGCGGCCAGACGCAAGACATCGGCGGTAATCGCCGGAGCATGGGAGGTGGTCATGAGGGTACCCCAGACGTATACCACAAGGCCCTCCGGCGGGCCTGGGTGCCGGATGACCGCCATCGCGGCTCCGTAGTCCTGCATGGATTCGCCGACGGCCTTGATGACCGGCTCGAACTCGACGCCATCGAGGCCGACACGCTCGGACGCCGGGCGGAAGCGCAGATCACCGGAGGAGGGGAACGGGAAAGCCTCGGGCAGGCCAGCCGGGCGAATGCGGTCGGAGACCAGGCGCATGGTGATGGGCTCGTCAGGGGCCTCGAACTGCTCGGTGCCCTCCCCGGAAATGTTGATGCCCAGGTAGCGGTTGAAGTTGCCCACGGAGCTCTGCCCCAGCGCCTTCATTTGACTGACGAGATGCTCGTCTGCGTCCTTGCGGAACTGGGGCACCTCGCCCTTGCTGGGCGTCCACTTCTCTCCGAGATAATCCACCGGGCGGTAGAAGGGCCAGCACATCCCGGCAACCAAGAGCGTCCCGCCCTGGTGGACGTAACGGAGCAGGGCTTCCGCACCGTCGCCGGGGGTCTTTACAGTGTAGGCATACCGTTCCCCGCCAACGTACACCGCCAGGGGGTATCGGGTCGCATTGAACAGCCCCGGGTCCACAAGCTGGTCGGGCGTGAGTTCGTCCACGGCCACCTGCAAGGCCGCCGCCGCGGTCTTTACCTGCGAGATGGTCGGCTGGTAATCTTGCGGGGGAACGATCGCAATTGCAAGGGGGCCGCAGGTAGCAGCCTTTGCGAGCAGGCCCAGCAGGACCGCCATACATGCTGCAATGACAGTCGCTCTCATCACCGATCACCCTCCAATGCGGCGCTGGGGTAGGGTTGGCGTACTGGGAACATATACAAGGGCGCTGCAGGAACCGCAGTCTGGGGTCCGCCGGCGCGGGACCAGTCGCCGCCCGTGACGGTGGTGTTGCTCGCGAGTTCCGTGGGGTTGGCATTGATCAGCGCCAGCTCCCGGGCCGCGCGCCACGACCCCCCGGGCAGCAGGTACAGGTCGATGGTTATCTGGATGCGGTCCGTTGGTTCCAGCTTCAGATTGCCGCGCAGGCGCACCTGAAGCTCATCGGACGCCACCCCGCCAGGTTCGGGCGCGGGCAGACCGTCCGCCGGGAAGAACCCGTAACGGAATCGCCGCAAGCCCGACCGCCCCGCGATCTTCTCAGCCCTGACGGTCATTGCCAGCCCGTGCCGCGCGCTCTCCGGGGCGCCGGAATACGCGAAGTACCATCCGTCGGAATGCCAAGTCTCCAGCCACCCGCGCCCCGGCTGGGCCTCATCCCTGAAGCCCACGCCCAGCGGCAGCACCTGGTCGAAGGGCTCCGGGTTCAGGCGCAAGACAGCCGGGGCGAACTCGGCCAGCTCAACCGATTGACGCGGAGCGATATACCGCTGGAGCGTAACTTTCGGCTGGTCCGGGGCAACCGTCCAGGTGTCCTGCACATCAAGGACGTCGCCGGGCCCTGTTGTCCCGCGGGCAGCAATGCGGTTGCCCTCGGTCACAAGATCGCCCGGCGCGAAGTACTCCGGATCGCCGTCGGCAAGCTGGGTCAGTACCGGGACCATCGGCCCGGGGAATGCGGCGTAGTCGGTGCGGGTCTGTTTGCTCGTCAGACTCACCAGCCCACCGCGGGTCTTGTCCCAGACGGCGCTGAGATAGGGGGTATCAACCACCAGTAGCCCCTGAGAAGCCACGAGGTCGGTGGTCTTGAGGGCGCTGTCCCTCGCGGGCGCGGGACCATTGAGGTAGCCCGCGACGTGGTTGCCGAAGGGGTTCAGCTGGGCCTCCTCCGGCACATCGCCCTCGAAAGCGACGAGGGTTATGTCCAGGTCCTGTTTCATGGGGTGGCCGTGCTGGGTGTATGCGACGGTCATCTTGCGTTGTACCGTCTGGCTGGTCTGGGTGAGACCGCGCAGGATGATGCGCCCCACGGGGACGATGCCGTTGATGCGCAGATCGGCGCCGGCGTTCTGGCGTCCTGCGAGACGTGCGCCGGGCAGGGCAAGGGTCGCGGTGCGCCACTGGCCACTGTCGGTGAGACTCACAGGGGCTGAATCGCGGTAGCGGTCCTCAATGCTGTCGCCGCTGGTGGAGTCATACTCGATCATGAAACGACCAGTGCCCCGGTCGAAGTAGTCCACCACGGCCTCAAGATCATAGTCGCCCGGGGGCAAGGCGGCATCGTCGGCGAAGAGGTAGATCATCTGGTTGCTGGCGCCGGCGTCCTTGATGCCCGGGATCGGCTGCGTGGCTCCCCGTCCTGCAAGTTCGAGATCCTGAGTCTGGCCGTCCGCCGTGGACTTCGTGGACAGCCCCCTCTCCTGTTTGCCGGCGCCGAGAACGAGTTCCACCGGCGATTTCGGCGCCTTGCCGGCCCTCGCGGACCGGGGGATGGTGAAGGTCAGGTCCACGGAGGCTTCCGCACCCGGCGCGAGGTCCGGGACGCCCACCTGTCCATCCTCCAGCGTAACTTGCAGTCCCTGCGCCGGGGTTTCGCCCACGTTCACCAACGTCACGCGCCGGGTGACCTTCTCGCCTGCCTTGCCGCCCAGGATTGTGGTCCGGGTACCGATGCAGGCGGGCAGGTCTACGTGCAGTCCGCGCCACAAGACAGCTGTGCGCCCGCCGGCTTCGAGTTCGAAGCTGACGGTGCGTTCGCCGCTGGCATAGTCGGTTCCCACGTCCAGGGTAATCGGCACCTTTGCGGTGGCGAGAGCCGGCACCGCAAAGCGCACTGGCTCCATGCTCAAGCCGGGGGTCTTCCGCAGAGACAGCACGGCTTCGGTGCGCTCTCCGGTCACATTGACCGCTTCCACCGTCACCTTGGCGTTCTGTCCCGGCTGAAGTGTGATCGGTGGCGTAATGAGCTTGATTGGGGACTGCGCCACGGCGAACAGGCCGTGGAACTTGAGAGGCATGTCGAAGGATACGCTGTCGCCTTCGCGGTGGAATGCCAGGTCCACGAACCGGCCGGAGTCGCTGTCGATCGCGTACACCTGGGCCACTGGGGCGCCGGGATCGACCGTGACGCTGAAGGAGCAGCGCCCGCGCTGCCAGGGCATCGTCTCTTCC
This genomic stretch from Armatimonadota bacterium harbors:
- a CDS encoding amino acid permease, coding for MNRLFACKSLEQVYEEMQGENRLRRVLGPLGLTSLGIGCIIGAGIFVITGLVAHERTGPALIVSFIVAGFACALAALSYAEFAALTPVAGSAYTYAYATMGELLAWIIGWDLVLEYTVASASVAHGWSKYAQSFIGIFGLEIPPSLASAPFDFDATAGRFVATGSYCDILALAVVAALSIILVLGIRESARFNTAMVILKVAVVLLVIILGAMYVDPDNWVPFAPFGWAGVTIFGKTIWGQTTAGGMPVGMLAGAGMIFFAYIGFDSVSTHAEEARNPQRDVPIGIVASLLICTVLYVAVSAVITGMVPYDQIDTEAPIASAFAEHGLGWAHFIISLGAVAGITSVLLVLMLSQPRVLLAMARDGLLPESFFGAVHQRFRTPYKSTILTGIVVAAMAAFLPLSVLAELVNIGTLLAFVMVCLAVLIMRRTHPEAPRPFRCPWVPVLPLLGIALCLLLMLSLPWENWLRLAVWLFIGIVIYTTYGRKHSKLQARIEAGASGECLVEAAPSGSTPENRTSTPVDD
- a CDS encoding glycerophosphodiester phosphodiesterase; protein product: MTDAHPLVRPELPLIVAHRGFSAIAPENTLAAFRAAMDAGSPAAECDVYLSADGHVVLSHDATVNRCTDGTGRIPEMTLAELRALDAGSWKGPQYAGERIPTLAETLELLRGKMHLIVEVKQPGIAEQVAKTIRSCNALGACTIISFNLETCAQMRQIEPALPVGWLTGGIPEDDSELAEQLLETALSANVQFVDVAYKGILPALLKRAQLAGMAVWAWTVDNPADMQALARAGVASITTNDPALALKTLSEP